Proteins from a genomic interval of Benincasa hispida cultivar B227 chromosome 7, ASM972705v1, whole genome shotgun sequence:
- the LOC120081242 gene encoding probable chalcone--flavonone isomerase 3 isoform X2 — MTELYLWRPLPKLKIPSPSPATLFLLRRSTTSFPSSSRSPSVMGSEVEVVADIAFPKQIVKANPLSLFGHGITEIEIHFLQIKLTAIGVYLEPSIVEHLQQWKGKAAKDLEEDDDFFQAIVSAQVEKVIRVVVIKEIKGSQYGVQLESAVRDRLAADDKYEEEEEAQLEKIVEFFQSKYLKAHSIIILHFPSASTIAEIEVSCDGKEDSKMKVENENVVEMIKKWYLGGTRGVSQPTISSLANNLAIELSK; from the exons ATGACAGAGCTCTATTTATGGCGTCCATTACCAAAGCTTAAAATCCCATCTCCTTCACCCGCGACCCTATTTCTGCTCCGCCGCTCAACAACTTCCTTTCCTTCGTCATCGCGGTCGCCATCAGTAA TGGGGAGTGAAGTGGAAGTGGTAGCCGACATTGCTTTCCCTAAGCAGATCGTCAAGGCCAACCCGTTGTCTTTGTTTGGTCATG GAATTACAGAGATAGAGATTCATTTTCTACAAATAAAGTTGACTGCCATTGGAGTTTATTTGGAGCCTTCAATTGTGGAGCATTTGCAGCAATGGAAGGGAAAAGCTGCTAAGGACTTAGAGGAAGATGATGACTTCTTTCAAGCTATTGTTTCTG CTCAAGTGGAGAAGGTTATAAGAGTTGTGGTGATCAAAGAGATCAAAGGGTCACAATATGGGGTGCAATTGGAGAGTGCAGTTAGGGATAGATTGGCAGCTGATGACAAATATGAGGAAGAAGAGGAAGCTCAATTGgaaaaaattgttgaattttttcaGTCCAAATATTTGAAGGCACATTCTATTATAATCCTCCATTTCCCATCAGCTTCAACCATTGCTGAG ATAGAGGTTTCATGTGATGGAAAAGAGGACTCAAAGATGAAAGTAGAGAATGAAAATGTGGTTGAGATGATTAAGAAATGGTACTTGGGAGGGACTAGAGGTGTGTCTCAACCAACCATATCATCATTGGCTAACAATCTTGCCATTGAGTTATCTAAATGA
- the LOC120081242 gene encoding probable chalcone--flavonone isomerase 3 isoform X1, with protein sequence MGSEVEVVADIAFPKQIVKANPLSLFGHGITEIEIHFLQIKLTAIGVYLEPSIVEHLQQWKGKAAKDLEEDDDFFQAIVSAQVEKVIRVVVIKEIKGSQYGVQLESAVRDRLAADDKYEEEEEAQLEKIVEFFQSKYLKAHSIIILHFPSASTIAEIEVSCDGKEDSKMKVENENVVEMIKKWYLGGTRGVSQPTISSLANNLAIELSK encoded by the exons A TGGGGAGTGAAGTGGAAGTGGTAGCCGACATTGCTTTCCCTAAGCAGATCGTCAAGGCCAACCCGTTGTCTTTGTTTGGTCATG GAATTACAGAGATAGAGATTCATTTTCTACAAATAAAGTTGACTGCCATTGGAGTTTATTTGGAGCCTTCAATTGTGGAGCATTTGCAGCAATGGAAGGGAAAAGCTGCTAAGGACTTAGAGGAAGATGATGACTTCTTTCAAGCTATTGTTTCTG CTCAAGTGGAGAAGGTTATAAGAGTTGTGGTGATCAAAGAGATCAAAGGGTCACAATATGGGGTGCAATTGGAGAGTGCAGTTAGGGATAGATTGGCAGCTGATGACAAATATGAGGAAGAAGAGGAAGCTCAATTGgaaaaaattgttgaattttttcaGTCCAAATATTTGAAGGCACATTCTATTATAATCCTCCATTTCCCATCAGCTTCAACCATTGCTGAG ATAGAGGTTTCATGTGATGGAAAAGAGGACTCAAAGATGAAAGTAGAGAATGAAAATGTGGTTGAGATGATTAAGAAATGGTACTTGGGAGGGACTAGAGGTGTGTCTCAACCAACCATATCATCATTGGCTAACAATCTTGCCATTGAGTTATCTAAATGA